A region from the Canis aureus isolate CA01 chromosome 10, VMU_Caureus_v.1.0, whole genome shotgun sequence genome encodes:
- the LOC144321693 gene encoding interferon alpha-1/2, protein MALPCSFSVALVLLSCHSLCCLACHLPDTHGLRNWRVLTLLGQMRRLSAGSCDHYTNDFAFPKELFDGQRLQEAQALSVVHVMTQKVFHLFCPDTSSAPWNMTLLEELCSGLSEQLDDLEACPLQEAGLAETPLMHEDSTLRTYFQRISLYLQDRNHSPCAWEMVRAEIGRSFFSSTILQERIRRRK, encoded by the coding sequence atggccctgccctgctccttctcggtggccctggtgctgctcagctgccactccctgtgctgtctggcttgccacctgcccgacacccacggcctgcgcaactggagggtcctgacgctcctgggacagatgaggagactctccgccggctcttgtgaccactacaccaatgactttgccttccccaaggagctgtttgatggccagcggctccaggaggcgcaggccctctctgtggtccacgtgatgacccagaaggtcttccacctcttctgcccggacacgtcctctgctccttggaacatgactctcctggaggaactgtgctcggggctctctgagcagctggatgacctggaggcctgtcccctgcaggaggcggggctggccgagacccccctcatgcatgaggactccaccctgaggacctacttccaaaggatctccctctacctgcaagacaggaaccacagcccgtgtgcctgggagatggtccgagcagaaatcgggagatccttcttctcctcgacaatcttgcaagaaagaatcaggaggaggaaatga